Below is a genomic region from Brassica oleracea var. oleracea cultivar TO1000 chromosome C9, BOL, whole genome shotgun sequence.
AACACTCAGAGTTACTTTTCCTATAAAGTAGCAATTTATGGAAATTAACTTGACCTTAGCTTTCATTCAACCTACCTATATGCGTTATAGCCGTTTATAGCCAAAGAGACAACAACAACCAAATTGTCAAAAGATTCCAATTCCAAATTGGTAGTGAAATTTTGTCATGCAACTCAGTTTTCATGTCTCTTGACTTATTGCAAAATTTGACTCAGAGCTCTGTTTTTTAGTAATCACTGTCCCTAGTTTTGCTAAAAACCTTTGTGGGCACACAGAACTATAGACAGTCTTTGAACAGATCGAAAATCATGTATGGGTCTGATTTTGTGTCGGGAGGAAAGATATAATGATAAAGACTTTTTGTGGATGGTGGGTCTCGTTTATCTATCTTCTAGATATTGACCTCACAAAGAAACAAAAAACATTACTGTTGATTGATACCACTCGCATGTATTATTTACACTTTTGATAAGGGAGTGTAAAAGACATTCAAAATAAGATTTGGTCGAAAATAAATACACCAAATAGTCTGAAGATGTGTTAGTAATCTCTTATATTGAAAACTGAATATTGTATTAGAAAAAGAGAAAAAGACAAAAATAGCACTAAATCAAGTTTTTGTTCTCAAACTAGCATTCAAGGTCAAAAGTCACAAAAATAGCATTTAATGTTTTATCAAAAATCACAAACTTAGGGTTTAGAGTTAATAAGTGGGGTTTAGGATTTAGGGTTTAGGGTTTAGAGTTTAGGGTTTAGGGTTTAGGGTTTAGGGTTTAGGGTTTAGGGTTTAGGGTTTAGGGTTTAGGGTTTAGGGTTTAGGGTTTAGGGTTTAGGGTTTAGGGTTTAGGGTTTAGGGTTTAGGGTTTAGGGTTTAGGGTTTAGGGTTGAGAAATGAGGTTTTGGGGATAAGATTTCAAATTTTGAAAAATAAAAAAATTAAAATTTTCAAAGGATAAACTTCGAAATGTGTTATTTTGGTCATTTTAGTTTTTGAGTGCTATTTTTGTGATATAAACTTAGAAATGTGCTATTTTGGAAATTTGCCCATAGAAAAACACTTGAAATATCATATCAAATATTAGATAAAAAAAATTAGTCCTCAAATCTTGACATTCGATTATAACAGGGACATATCCAAGTAACTACCAACTCATAAAAATAAGGTACATAAATAGTCTTTGACATACTTTTTTTTTTCTTTATCAACTAGATCAACAAGGCCCAATCTATAGTCAATCATACAGTGCCAGAACCAGTGCCGGTCCTCAATACAGGCCAACCAAGCACATGATTGGGGCCTTGTGTTTATATGAGTGCTTTACATGTTTAGTTACTTTGGGTTATCCTTCTTACACTTTTAGGTACTTTGGACTTGGGTGTACTTTGGGCTCTCCTTACATTGTAGCAAATCAAGTTTAAATCAGATTCCATCATTCTCACCTCCTGGTGTTTCTCTAGTTGGTAATCACTAATCAAGCACCAACGATGAAGATAAATCAACAATGATTCTTCAGTTGGCAAGTCAGATGAGGAATCTCAGTCCAGTTTGGAAAAGAGTTGTGATAATGGTCGCTCTCTAGTAGACCAAGACGCACAGTCATCTTCCTCAAACAATGGGAGTAAAAGGCCCGTACGTGTTGCACCAAAATGATAGCAAAGACCTACAGGACAACGATGCATACAACTTCTACCTGGTTAACCAATAATGAGAATGTGTTTTTTGTAGGATCGAAAACATAAAATCAAAGCTGCAGCGGCAGAACTTTGCACCATTGACGGGCAGCATAAAACTGCAAGAAACATAATTAACATCATTTGCTAGTGTAACATCAAAGCAGCAGTAGCAGTGAAGTTACAAAGGCAACCACTTGTAACCTATATTTTAGCGCTACAGATTTATTTTAAGATTCACTGATGAGACCTCTAAAACATGTTTACAGGTGCAAGAAACATAAACATAACATCATTCGCTAGTGTAACATCAAGAACACCAAGCACACCAGTAACCATCAAAGAGCCTGGCATGAGAAGGAAGAAACCATGCCGAGTGCTTCTGTCGACAACCAGTGTACGCATCTACTGGTGGAATTGTTATGTATAATAAGCTGAGTGTTGTGGTGAGCAAGTAAAACTCGAACTTTGGCTTTGTGAATCCATGCGACTGATAATGAATGTGTCTTTCATAGTTTACATCGTTTGCTGACTCAGAGAACACAGAAAGATACAAAAAAGATTGTGATAAAATATCTCTCCCTAGAGGGCGATTTTCATTCTCACATGTTATCCTTATCCTTTTAAAAATTATCTCTACTTTTTGTTCAATTTTTCTTTTAAATAAAGTTTGGATCAGTGATTTCTGACCGTTGGATTATCAATTATTGAGTCAGTATAATTACATTTACTATTTTTTTTTTCTTTTTTTGGCAACCAATATACAAAATGTATCTGATCTGCTCTGGCTATAAGTATAGCATATGAACTTGTCCAAAAACACAACCAAATATCCAAAATCACTAAACCAATCCTCTTACAGGCATAAAAATGCAGGGAGCTTTGTGCATCAAACCAACCGTTCTTCCACTTTCTTCTCCAAAGCTCACTCTTCTCCCTCCTCAGACCATCTCCACCACCAAACCCTCAAGACTCTCTTCTCTCAGATTCAGACCAAACTCATCATCTCCTTCAACCCCTGATCCACTCACCGTAGACTACAACGACTCTCCCCTTTCGTAAGTCCTTCACTTCCCTTCTTTGTTATCAACTGACTCGAATAACATCTCTCTCTATCCTCAAGTGTTTTCCCAGCTGAAGCGTGTGAAGTAATCAGCGGTTACGCCTGTTCTGCTGACATTTACCCTGAAGTCAAGCTTGAAACAAAGCCCGTCTCACCTCCCGTGGCTTCAGAGCCCGTAGACCGAGAATACCTAGAGTATAACAACCCCAAAACGTAATGATCACGTCTTTTAACACCTTTCCTTTACTTACCTTAGATTCTCAGCTTCTGATTGTGTGTTTTGGACTTGGAAACAGAGTTTTCCCCGCAGAGGCTTGTGATGATCTTGGAGGAGAGTTCTGCGAACCTGACTATCAAAAAGATGTTTACTAGAAAAGTTTTTAATCTGATGTGAATATGTGTTTGTTGTATCTCTGTAACCACTCATTAATGTAACTTAATCAAGAATGAGTTTGTGAATCAGACCCCAAGTCCCCAATGTTAATCAAACGGTAATAACTTAAAACACACGATAATAAAGGCTGGAGTAATATATCGAACAACCCCCCCCAAGTTCAAAAAGGTTAATTTAAACATGTCTCATGTACAATTGCATACTTGATGAAAGAAAGTAAAGAAAATTGCATGTTTAAAGGCTTAGTTTCTTCTAGCACTCTACTTCATCAGATGCTCAAGAACCTCATGATCAGATCAGACCAGCATAGCCCGCTGTATCTAAAAGCACTGCTTTGATTTGATCAGGCAATATCTCATGTCCTTCTTGGCATTGCTGGTACACAAAAAGAAAAAATGTCATAGTCCCAAAATGTTTAAATTGAGAGTAAGATGATGAAGTTATTAATCTCACCTCAGCGCGGAACACATCCAAGGCAAACCCGTTGAAACAGCTGATCACAGCTTGCTGAACATCCAATCCAAGATTATCCAAGGCCTTCATGGTAGCTAGCAAAAGACCAGGTCTACGACCACAGAACATGTGAATGTTCACTGCTCTTCCTTCCCTTACTCTAACCTCAACCTGTGGATTAAAAAAAAAAAAAAAAGAGTAAATAAATGTCTAAAACTCAACCACAAGAAAAAAACAAAGTCTAAGCCTTACTCTTGCTTGTTGGCCTTTAGAGCTTGGCAACGATGAAGGACAGAGCTCTTCCTTGACATGGCAAGAAAGACTCTGCGGAGTTTGAGGCAAAGATCCAGGTGGAGTTGGAGTTGACTCAAGTTCGTTGTGAAGATCATTGATCCTTTGTAAAAGTTCCTTGAGGTAATCGATTGCATCTCCAAGTATTGATGCTCTATCCATCTACAAACCAAACCTTATCACAAACAACACAACAAAGACAAAGACAGAGAAAAAAACTATTAAAGGAGATAAAGAGAGAAGTGATTGTTTACTTTGCTGATCTTGGGGACAATTGATCTAAGCATATAAAGCCTGTCGTTAAGCTTCTTCCTTCTTCTCCTCTCAGCCATTAGATTCTTAGCAGGCAGTCCTTTCCTCTTACCTTTACCTCCTCTGTTCTGAACACTCTCGTTCAGCTCATCAGACTCATCGCTCAGCTTCCTCTCTGAGTTTCCAAACTTGGTTTCAGAGCTCTGACGCATGGCTGCACGTTTCTGGAACAGAGTAGGCTGTCCACCAGAGGATGATGCTAACACCTCTAAAGGCTTCAGAACTTTCGCAGGACTGGTGAAGCCTTGTAACTCCAAAGGAGTGAAGCCTTGTGTCAACGAACCCAACTCGAAGGCATTGTCGAAAGGGTTTGTGTCGGAAGGAGCGCTGAGGAGACAAGACTTGTTGTTAGAAGGTAAGAAGGAAGGCTGAGATGTGTCGAGGGTAAAAAGTTGAGAGGAAGAGGAATCAAGAAGAAGATTGTCGTTGGGATTGAAAAGGAAATCGCCGAGGAATCTGAAGTCTTCTTGCTGGTTCTGTAACACGTGGAGATCTTGTGGATGTTGTTGTTGTTGGTTACTGAACCAATCACTTTCAAGCATAGGCGCCTTGAAATGAGAAAGAGAAGAAGCTCCAACGTGTTCTTGATTCCCACCCCACGAAGCTTCCTCCTCTCCGCTGCTGTTTAACCATACAGCACCGCCGTTTCCGTCGAGGGCCATCGTAAAGTTGCCTTTTGCACAAAAGACGAAGAAAAAAGTTTGAAACTTTTAGAGAGGTTAAAGTGGAATCACGAGGAATCCATGAGGTGGGCTAGTTAGAAAAGAAGCAAAATCTGTATAAAGATGGATTCTTTAGAGAGAGAGAACGATAGGTTCAAAAGCTTCAAACTGAGCAAAAAAAAAGCTAAACTTTTAATTTACTTACCCCAGAGTTCTCGTGAGTTCTTTGCTTATCTCCCTCTTTGTCACTGTGTCTCTATTTATATAGAGAGAGTTTGCAACTGAACTATAATGATGTTCATAAGAATCAACTAAAATGACGTAAGCTAAGAATCCATGCAACGCGTGTCCTCCATGCACTTAAGTAACTGATATTATTATTACTGCATTTTAAGCAAATTACTTTTTTGCAAAAAGGAATTTTATTTGAATTTGGAAAAGTGAATGTTTGAAATGAATGGACTCATACCTTGTTTTTTAGAGTATCAAGTTGAATCAGAGTCCTGAAATTTAGAAAGCTCTAATTAATGCTCTAAAGATTTGCTCATAGATGTCAGTCCTTACAACCTTCAATACATGCTCCTTCCTTCCTTCTCCGGTGAAAGTACGGCTAGCTGGTTGAAGTTAGTAACTAGTACGTGAGAACAAGTTAAAATGACGGTTAACATGTTATGTCTTAAGAGTATTTAGTATTTACCAACCATGACTACATTTTAAATTGATAACAGAACCATTGGTAAAACAAATTCTTTGGGCTGTAGTTTGGAGCTTAAAAACAAATGTTTAAGTGTGAAAATCATTTTAACCCAATGGTTTGATTAAAAATTTATTATTGTTCCTAGCTCCTAGACTAAAGAGATTTGAGTTTCGAATAAAGAGAATTATGCACAATTAATAGAAAAGAATATTTACATAAAATCTTGAACATAGTGGAATGAATACCGTTAAACATATAGGTCTTATTAAACGACCAGTCTCGTCTATATAATATTAATACTATAATTAACTTAAGTTTAAAAAATAATAATAATGTCTAGTCGGTTTACAGGACAATTGTGAACTGAACAAGACCTACCAATTAACATCCCTCTTATAAATTTGATCTAATTAATGAAAGAACAGTAGAAAAATAATGTATAATTAGGCAAATATTGATTCGAGAAAAAAAAAAAAAAAAGAATGAATGAAGGTTCCGAGTAAAAAAACTCTCTTCTCGTCCGCCTCTCGTCTTCTCCACACGGAGAGACAAACAGACAGACAAAACTTAACAACTCTCTTCAACAGATACGTCGACAAGACCGATGTCTTCTCATGGAACTCCGTCATCGCCGACCTCGCCCGCAGCAACGACTCTTCCGAAGCTCTTCGCGCCTTTTCCTCAATGCGAAAACTCTCCCTCCACCCTAACCGCTCTACTTTCCCCTGCGCCATCAAAGCATGCTCCTCTCTCCTCGACCTCTTCTCCGGCAAGCAGACCCACCAGCAAGCCTTCGTCTTCGGCTACCACTCCGACGTCTTCGTCTCTTCCGCTCTGATCGTCATGTACTCGGCGTGCGGCCAAGTCGAAGACGCACGCAAGGTGTTCGACGAAATGCCTGAGAGAAATATCGTTTGCTGGACGTCGATGATTCGCGGGTATGACCTTAACGGTAACGCCTTTGACGCCGTTTCTCTATTCAAGGAGTTGTTACTCGATGGTAGAGATCACGAAGACGTGGATTCTAAGGGTGTGGTTTCTGTCATCTCTGCTTGTTCTCGTGTGGCGGCTAAGGGATTAACGGAGTCAATCCACGGATTTGTGGTAAAGAGAGGGTTTGAGAGAGGAGTGAGCGTTGGCAACACTCTCTTGGATGCTTATGCTAAAGGCCGAGAAGGAGGCGTAGCTGTGGCGAGAAAGATCTTTGATGAGATTGTGGGTAAAGACTCTGTTTCGTATAATTCGATTATGAGTGTGTATGCTCAGAACGGGATGTCTAGTGAGGCGTTTGATGTGTTCCGGATACTGATGAATGATAAAGGTGTGACCTTTAACTCCATTACGTTGTCTACTGTGCTCTTAGCTGTTTCGCATTCGGGTGCTTTGCGTGTAGGGAAGTGCGTGCATGATCAGGTAGTTAGGATGG
It encodes:
- the LOC106313182 gene encoding light-regulated protein-like: MQGALCIKPTVLPLSSPKLTLLPPQTISTTKPSRLSSLRFRPNSSSPSTPDPLTVDYNDSPLSVFPAEACEVISGYACSADIYPEVKLETKPVSPPVASEPVDREYLEYNNPKTVFPAEACDDLGGEFCEPDYQKDVY
- the LOC106313181 gene encoding transcription factor ICE1-like, which codes for MALDGNGGAVWLNSSGEEEASWGGNQEHVGASSLSHFKAPMLESDWFSNQQQQHPQDLHVLQNQQEDFRFLGDFLFNPNDNLLLDSSSSQLFTLDTSQPSFLPSNNKSCLLSAPSDTNPFDNAFELGSLTQGFTPLELQGFTSPAKVLKPLEVLASSSGGQPTLFQKRAAMRQSSETKFGNSERKLSDESDELNESVQNRGGKGKRKGLPAKNLMAERRRRKKLNDRLYMLRSIVPKISKMDRASILGDAIDYLKELLQRINDLHNELESTPTPPGSLPQTPQSLSCHVKEELCPSSLPSSKGQQARVEVRVREGRAVNIHMFCGRRPGLLLATMKALDNLGLDVQQAVISCFNGFALDVFRAEQCQEGHEILPDQIKAVLLDTAGYAGLI